From Actinomyces sp. oral taxon 171 str. F0337, one genomic window encodes:
- a CDS encoding peptidoglycan-binding protein → MDQTTTSTQVDDGSNGTADKPGTAHRTRRRAFLAMGAAAILATGAGAGAFASRSGPFAVKARPTTPTFSGATDTITKGDLQGQTSVSGTLRYSDSRKFKSGFEGVLIQVPASGAVLTQGDVLYRTGSEIAYLMHGSLPAWRTFEAGMENGEDIRQLETLLQGMGYFDYEPDNHFSWATTSAIMKWQKDVGLPQTGTIPLGRMVFTPGDLRVGTVTARVGDRVAADAELFDVTSTTQVVDANIKLSDQKLAVVGTAVTIKLPDAKTTTGKITSVGTPTEKSSGSGSGTGSGSGESKERVIPITVTLTDASATANFQEVSVTVDLPSEKRTGVLSVPVGALLALSADQYGVEIVESGGTTRKVPVAIGLFAGGRVEVSGEGLSEGQRVVVPQT, encoded by the coding sequence ATGGATCAGACCACCACCTCCACGCAGGTCGACGACGGCTCGAACGGCACCGCGGACAAGCCGGGTACGGCCCACCGCACCCGACGCCGGGCCTTCCTGGCCATGGGGGCCGCCGCGATCCTGGCCACGGGCGCCGGTGCAGGCGCCTTCGCCTCCAGGTCGGGCCCCTTCGCGGTCAAGGCCAGGCCGACGACGCCGACCTTCAGCGGAGCCACCGACACCATCACCAAGGGGGACCTCCAGGGGCAGACCTCCGTGTCCGGGACCCTGCGCTACTCCGACTCGCGCAAGTTCAAGTCGGGCTTCGAGGGCGTCCTCATCCAGGTGCCGGCCTCCGGGGCCGTCCTGACCCAGGGCGACGTCCTCTACCGCACGGGCAGCGAGATCGCCTACCTCATGCACGGCTCCCTGCCCGCCTGGCGCACCTTCGAGGCCGGGATGGAGAACGGTGAGGACATCCGCCAGCTCGAGACCCTGCTCCAGGGCATGGGCTACTTCGACTACGAGCCCGACAACCACTTCAGCTGGGCCACCACCAGCGCCATCATGAAGTGGCAGAAGGACGTCGGCCTGCCCCAGACCGGCACCATCCCGCTGGGACGGATGGTCTTCACCCCCGGCGACCTGCGCGTGGGGACGGTCACCGCCCGGGTGGGGGACCGGGTCGCCGCCGACGCCGAGCTCTTCGACGTCACCTCCACCACCCAGGTGGTCGACGCCAACATCAAGCTCTCCGACCAGAAGCTCGCCGTCGTCGGCACCGCCGTGACCATCAAGCTGCCCGACGCCAAGACCACTACCGGGAAGATCACCTCCGTGGGCACCCCCACCGAGAAGTCCTCCGGCTCCGGGTCGGGTACCGGTTCCGGCTCCGGTGAGTCCAAGGAACGAGTCATCCCCATCACCGTCACCCTCACCGACGCCTCGGCGACCGCCAACTTCCAGGAGGTCTCCGTCACCGTCGACCTGCCCAGCGAGAAGCGAACCGGCGTCCTGTCGGTGCCGGTCGGGGCCCTACTGGCCCTGAGCGCCGACCAGTACGGCGTCGAGATCGTCGAGTCCGGCGGCACCACCCGCAAGGTGCCGGTCGCCATCGGGCTGTTCGCAGGTGGGCGCGTGGAGGTCTCCGGCGAGGGCCTCTCCGAGGGACAGCGAGTGGTGGTGCCGCAGACATGA